The following are from one region of the Agelaius phoeniceus isolate bAgePho1 chromosome 20, bAgePho1.hap1, whole genome shotgun sequence genome:
- the AKAP1 gene encoding A-kinase anchor protein 1, mitochondrial produces the protein MALRFRNFVPYAIPGVLALLGCWWIYSWRKKHSGYCNKRAIAIAREKQEEVSESDARPRPEACVPRRVPLLSGEESLEQPAPSSLLPSPLHPAHERLELSRHLPDLSATAAGPSEQLEPVGSGEGGGVPAHASLPLLAGSSECDQNEVLSHTLGQSLGAKQGQQPPLTQESLGVTENTSSTEQSDESSFKPPKEKQMPGIVQSDTGSVTACCLGLEKEASAPQAFLNEAEVSGHEDSAVSVLPGSLESSCPKQSREEEMSESIVGTVPVCQKDTQPKGDELEREKIGGVSLDKEVEKIEQVAIQIISKVILAATEEVLSGSAGDASPWLCPATASRAEAPLGMESVAASAQVPVEGATAADGSVAAGSGAGEHGQGGADCSSHGCWASPVQGNTEDCQVKSCVCRESQGVGRTRVENSLEKSPLSMEDSGYGTHTPGGGTSVEEPLQSTVLSVTSEQHSDSLSTSSAPDTSAEQSLVPRETPSAAGLPEGSTVPYSNGILKEDGPDLSQECSSAPGTDGDHSEGSDVNSVDFVDSGSAMRKTVARQNAKLEGGSSKPDFVIWEIEVPKELVGRLIGKQGRFMSYLRQASGAKIYVSTLPYFRDSQVCHIEGTSHQVEKVLSLIGKKFKELCLTNIYTLPPPMPLPLHSLLVSAWLFLPDGVTVEVVVAHQVDAGHMFLQQHTHPTFHVLRSLDQQMFACYSQPEIPTLPTPVEVGIICAAPGLDGAWLRAQVISYFEETDEVELKYVDYGGYDKVKVDTLRQIRSDFLTLPFQGAEVLLDNVVPLPDEDHFSPEADAAVSEMTRGAVLVAQVTNYDSVTGLPLIQLWNLMGDEVVSINRTLVERGFARWLDY, from the exons ATGGCTTTACGCTTCCGCAATTTCGTCCCGTACGCCATTCCCGGAGTGCTGGCGCTTCTTGGCTGCTGGTGGATCTATTCCTGGAGAAAAAAACACTCAGGCTATTGCAACAAACGAGCAATAGCCATTGCAAGGGAGAAGCAGGAGGAAGTATCAGAGAGTGATGCACGTCCCAGGCCAGAAGCGTGTGTCCCTCGGAGAGTGCCTCTGCTGTCGGGAGaggagagcctggagcagccagcccccagctccctgctgccctctcctctgcacCCAGCTCACGAGAGGCTGGAGCTCTCACGGCACCTCCCAGACCTGTCAGCCACGGCAGCTGGGCCCAGTGAGCAGCTGGAACCGGTGGGGTCTGGAGAGGGAggtggtgtccctgctcatgccTCTCTCCCTCTGCTGGCTGGGAGCTCAGAGTGTGACCAGAACGAGGTATTGAGCCACACACTAGGGCAGAGCTTGGGGGCAAAGCAAGGCCAGCAGCCACCCCTGACACAGGAGTCTTTGGGAGTCACAGAGaacaccagcagcacagagcagtcgGATGAGTCTTCGTTTAAGCCCCCTAAGGAAAAGCAGATGCCAGGAATTGTGCAGTCAGATACTGGCTCTGTGACAGCCTGTTGCTTGGGATTGGAGAAAGAAGCCAGTGCCCCACAAGCCTTTCTGAATGAAGCTGAAGTATCAGGTCACGAGGATTCTGCAGTGAGTGTGTTACCAGGGAGTTTGGAGTCTAGCTGTCCAAAGCAGTCCAGGGAAGAAGAGATGTCCGAGTCAATCGTTGGTACTGTACCAGTGTGTCAAAAGGACACACAGCCAAAAGGAGATGAGTTGGAAAGAGAGAAGATTGGAGGAGTGAGTTTGGACAAGGAAGTTGAGAAAATTGAGCAAGTAGCAATACAGATAATTTCCAAGGTCATTTTGGCAGCAACCGAGGAAGTGCTGTCGGGTTCTGCAGGCGATGCATCCCCTTGGCTCTGCCCGGCCACTGCCAGCCGAGCTGAGGCTCCTCTGGGCATGGAGAGTGTTGCTGCCTCTGCTCAGGTGCCTGTGGagggagccacagcagctgatGGGAGCGTGGCTGCAGGGAGCGGTGCAGGGGAGCACGGTCAGGGTGGGGCAGATTGCTCATCACACggctgctgggccagccccgTGCAGGGGAACACAGAGGACTGTCAGGTGAAGAGCTGCGTGTGCAGGGAGTCCCAAGGAGTTGGTCGGACTCGTGTGGAGAACTCTCTGGAAAAGTCACCTTTGTCCATGGAGGACTCTGGGTATGGCACGCACACCCCCGGAGGTGGGACGAGCGTGGAGGAGcccctgcagagcacagtgctGTCTGTCACATCAGAGCAGCACTCGGACTCACTGAGCACATCCTCAGCCCCAGACACgtctgctgagcagagcttggTCCCAAGGGAGACCccctctgctgcagggctgcctgagGGCAGCACGGTGCCCTACAGCAATGGGATCCTGAAAGAGGATGGGCCAGACCTGAGTCAGGAGTGTAGCAGTGCTCCAGGCACAGATGGAGATCACTCAGAAG GTTCAGATGTAAATAGTGTGGATTTTGTGGACAGTGGCAGTGCCATGAGGAAGACAGTGGCTCGCCAGAATGCGAAGCTGGAAGGAGGATCCAGCAAGCCAGACTTCGTTATCTGGGAAATCGAGGTCCCAAAG GAATTAGTTGGCCGCTTGATTGGCAAACAGGGGAGGTTTATGAGCTACCTGAGACAAGCATCTGGTGCCAAGATTTATGTCTCAACACTACCTTATTTCCGTGACTCCCAGGTCTGTCACATCGAAG GGACCTCTCATCAAGTGGAGAAAGTCCTGAGCCTGATTGGCAAGAAGTTCAAAGAGCTGTGTCTCACCAACATCTACACCCTCCCTCCGCCGATGCCGCTGCCGCTTCACTCCCTGCTCGTGTCCGCCTGG CTGTTCCTCCCCGATGGAGTCACTGTGGAGGTGGTGGTGGCACACCAGGTGGATGCAGGGCACatgttcctgcagcagcacacgCACCCCACGTTCCACGTGCTGCGCAGCCTCGACCAGCAGATGTTCGCCTGCTACTCCCAGCCCGAAATTCCAACCCTGCCCACTCCAGTAGAAG TTGGCATTATCTGTGCAGCTCCAGGCCTGGATGGGGCATGGCTCCGGGCTCAAGTCATCAGCTACTTCGAAGAGACCGATGAAGTGGAGCTCAAATACGTGGACTATGGAGGATATGATAAAGTGAAGGTTGACACACTCAGGCAAATCAG GTCTGATTTTTTAACACTACCTTTCCAAGGAGCAGAAGTTTTACTTGACAATGTGGTGCCACTTCCAG ATGAGGATCACTTTTCCCCGGAAGCCGACGCCGCTGTCAGTGAGATGACCAGAGGTGCTGTCCTTGTGGCACAG GTCACAAATTATGACAGTGTCACAGGGCTGCCACTGATACAGCTGTGGAACTTGATGGGAGATGAG GTGGTGTCAATAAACAGGACTCTGGTGGAAAGAGGGTTTGCTCGGTGGCTCGACTACTAG